In a single window of the Pseudogemmatithrix spongiicola genome:
- the ileS gene encoding isoleucine--tRNA ligase, translated as MRFRTIAPELTADALEQEVQQRWTRDGVFAAAQAQRADAPAWVFYEGPPTANGKPGIHHVFARTVKDLFCRHRAMLGHHVPRKAGWDTHGLPVEIEVEKQLGISGKQDIERIGVAEFNRRCRESVWTYKGDWEEVSSRMGYWLDYDHPYVTYENEYVESVWWALKTLHTRGLLYQGHKILPYCARCGTALSSHELAQGYEDVEDPSVYVALDLQLGVGSGELGGTATGLTSLPAAVRRRIVVWTTTPWTLVSNVALAVHPELHYVELRKKNVSDWTIILAEARAGAVLGADYRERWDEIGLFKGASLVGLSYQRPLDWVEYPDEGKTQVIVGEEFVSADDGSGVVHMAPAFGADDYAAGQRHGLAFVNPVNARGEFPAEMPVVGGKFVKTADPLIIEELEKRDQLWKAQKFVHAYPHCWRCGTPLLYYARSSWFVRTTAYKDQMMARNAAVNWNPPEVGAGRFGSWLENNIDWAISRDRYWGTPLPVWVNDTDPAEMEVIGSYAELAAKIGKPLPADFDPHKPHVDQYTWPAPSGTGTMRRVPEVIDTWFDSGSMPFAQWGYPHQAGSAEQVARYFPADFIAEGVDQTRGWFYSLLAIATGLGDALPNNGGDATAAQGSAASRAAPYRAVVVNDLVLDANGQKMSKSRGNTVNPRGVMEKHGADAVRLFLMASSQVWVPRRFDEAVIRETAGRFLVTLRNVYSGIFAQYANFGWEPSAADPRVADRPVLDRWVLSRLTAVEAEVDAALQRFDATAAARLLMDFVTEDVANWYVRLSRARFYEVDGDDNRAAFATLHEVLVVTSRLLAPFAPFIADWIHHELTGESVHLADFRRPGAADATTLDGATQLAVSAAVVDTELELAMEAARTLATLGRAAREVAGVKVRQPLGAMTCVAPRVDPSWHSMIAGLVAAELNLKQVTFADSAADWVRLEGKANFPVLGKIVGGAMKATKPIVENLDQAQLRTIEAGGQVTVEVPGYGALDLDATRVTITARASTSLVVQQGDGLSVALDPTVTPELRAEGMAREVVSRVQRLRKDSGLAVSDRIRLVVAADAAVQDALRPHAGWIAQETLARECVVADALPSPAWPATAEVDLDGAVARIALTKDS; from the coding sequence ATGCGATTTCGCACGATTGCGCCGGAGCTGACCGCCGACGCGCTGGAACAGGAAGTGCAGCAGCGCTGGACGCGCGACGGCGTGTTCGCCGCGGCGCAGGCGCAGCGCGCCGATGCGCCGGCCTGGGTGTTCTACGAGGGCCCGCCGACGGCGAACGGCAAGCCGGGCATCCACCACGTGTTCGCCCGCACGGTAAAGGACCTGTTCTGCCGGCATCGCGCGATGCTCGGGCATCACGTGCCGCGCAAGGCGGGGTGGGATACGCACGGGCTGCCGGTGGAGATCGAGGTCGAGAAGCAGCTCGGCATCAGCGGCAAGCAGGATATCGAGCGGATCGGCGTGGCGGAGTTCAACCGTCGCTGCCGGGAGTCGGTGTGGACGTACAAGGGGGACTGGGAGGAGGTCTCGTCGCGCATGGGGTATTGGTTGGATTACGACCATCCCTATGTCACGTATGAGAACGAGTACGTGGAGAGCGTGTGGTGGGCGTTGAAGACGTTGCACACGCGGGGGCTGCTGTATCAGGGGCATAAGATCCTGCCGTACTGTGCGCGGTGTGGGACGGCGTTGTCGTCGCATGAGTTGGCGCAGGGGTACGAGGATGTTGAGGATCCTTCCGTTTATGTGGCGTTGGACCTGCAGTTGGGAGTTGGGAGTGGGGAGTTGGGAGGCACTGCCACTGGGCTGACGTCTCTTCCAGCTGCCGTTCGGCGTCGCATTGTCGTGTGGACCACGACGCCGTGGACACTCGTTTCGAATGTCGCGTTGGCGGTGCATCCGGAGCTGCACTACGTGGAGCTGCGGAAGAAGAATGTGTCCGATTGGACGATCATTCTCGCCGAGGCGCGCGCGGGGGCGGTGCTCGGGGCGGATTACCGCGAGCGCTGGGACGAAATCGGCTTGTTCAAGGGCGCGTCCCTGGTGGGGCTGTCGTACCAGCGGCCGCTCGACTGGGTGGAGTATCCGGACGAGGGGAAGACGCAGGTCATCGTGGGCGAGGAGTTCGTCTCGGCCGACGATGGCTCGGGCGTGGTGCACATGGCGCCGGCGTTCGGTGCGGATGACTATGCGGCGGGGCAGCGGCATGGGCTCGCGTTCGTGAATCCGGTGAATGCCCGCGGCGAGTTCCCGGCGGAGATGCCGGTGGTGGGCGGGAAGTTCGTGAAGACGGCGGACCCGCTGATCATCGAGGAGCTCGAGAAGCGCGACCAGCTCTGGAAGGCGCAGAAGTTCGTGCACGCGTATCCGCACTGCTGGCGCTGCGGCACGCCGCTGCTGTACTACGCGCGCAGCAGCTGGTTCGTGCGCACGACGGCGTACAAGGACCAGATGATGGCGCGCAACGCGGCCGTGAACTGGAATCCGCCGGAAGTCGGGGCGGGGCGCTTCGGGTCGTGGCTCGAGAACAACATCGACTGGGCGATCTCGCGCGACCGCTACTGGGGCACGCCGCTGCCGGTATGGGTGAATGACACGGACCCGGCCGAGATGGAAGTGATCGGCTCGTACGCGGAGTTGGCGGCGAAGATCGGCAAGCCGCTGCCGGCGGACTTCGATCCGCACAAGCCGCATGTCGATCAATACACGTGGCCGGCCCCCAGCGGGACGGGCACGATGCGGCGCGTCCCCGAGGTGATCGACACCTGGTTCGACTCGGGCTCGATGCCGTTCGCGCAGTGGGGCTATCCGCACCAGGCGGGCAGCGCGGAGCAGGTGGCGCGCTACTTCCCGGCGGACTTCATCGCGGAAGGCGTGGACCAGACGCGCGGCTGGTTCTACTCGCTGCTGGCGATCGCGACGGGGCTCGGCGATGCGCTGCCGAACAACGGCGGCGACGCGACGGCGGCACAGGGGAGCGCGGCGTCACGCGCCGCGCCGTACCGCGCAGTGGTCGTGAACGACCTCGTGCTCGATGCGAACGGCCAGAAGATGTCGAAGTCGCGCGGCAACACGGTGAATCCGCGCGGCGTGATGGAGAAGCACGGTGCGGATGCGGTGCGGCTCTTTCTCATGGCGAGCTCGCAGGTGTGGGTGCCGCGGCGCTTTGACGAAGCCGTGATCCGCGAGACGGCGGGGCGCTTCCTCGTGACGCTGCGCAACGTGTACTCGGGCATCTTTGCCCAGTACGCGAACTTCGGCTGGGAGCCGTCGGCGGCGGATCCGCGCGTGGCGGATCGCCCCGTGCTCGACCGCTGGGTGCTCTCGCGGCTCACGGCGGTGGAAGCCGAGGTGGACGCGGCGCTGCAGCGCTTCGACGCCACTGCGGCGGCGCGTCTCCTCATGGATTTCGTGACGGAAGACGTCGCGAATTGGTACGTGCGCTTGTCGCGCGCCCGTTTCTATGAAGTGGATGGCGACGACAACCGCGCGGCGTTCGCGACGTTGCACGAGGTGCTTGTGGTGACGTCGCGGTTGCTGGCGCCGTTCGCGCCATTCATCGCGGATTGGATCCATCACGAGCTGACGGGCGAGTCGGTGCATCTGGCGGATTTCCGTCGGCCTGGTGCGGCGGATGCCACCACGCTCGATGGCGCAACGCAGCTCGCGGTCTCTGCCGCCGTGGTCGACACGGAGCTTGAGCTTGCGATGGAGGCCGCGCGGACGCTCGCAACACTCGGTCGTGCGGCGCGCGAAGTGGCTGGCGTCAAGGTGCGTCAGCCCCTTGGCGCGATGACGTGCGTGGCCCCGCGTGTCGACCCGTCTTGGCATTCAATGATCGCCGGCCTCGTGGCCGCCGAGTTGAATCTCAAGCAGGTGACGTTCGCCGACTCCGCCGCCGACTGGGTGCGCCTCGAAGGCAAGGCGAACTTCCCGGTGCTGGGCAAGATCGTCGGTGGCGCGATGAAGGCGACGAAGCCGATCGTCGAGAATCTCGACCAGGCGCAGCTGCGTACGATCGAGGCGGGTGGTCAGGTGACGGTCGAGGTGCCGGGCTACGGCGCCCTCGATCTCGACGCGACGCGCGTGACGATCACGGCGAGGGCGTCGACGTCGCTGGTGGTGCAGCAGGGCGACGGCCTGTCGGTGGCGTTGGATCCGACGGTGACGCCCGAACTGCGCGCCGAAGGCATGGCGCGCGAAGTGGTGAGCCGCGTGCAGCGGCTGCGGAAGGACAGCGGGCTCGCGGTGAGCGACCGGATCCGGTTGGTCGTCGCGGCGGACGCTGCCGTGCAGGACGCTCTCCGCCCGCACGCGGGCTGGATTGCGCAGGAGACGTTGGCCCGGGAGTGCGTCGTCGCCGACGCGCTCCCGTCCCCCGCGTGGCCGGCGACCGCCGAGGTGGACCTCGACGGCGCAGTGGCGCGCATTGCCCTTACCAAGGACAGCTGA
- a CDS encoding TraR/DksA family transcriptional regulator yields the protein MATPTPGGEKKFKPFPKKQVQYFEKRLLEERRRVLKELGHYDETFGNTPQGADGDLSAYSFHMADQGTDAMEREKAFLFASKEGRFLWHVDQALRRLYRTPEEFGKCHNCGGEVGFDRLDALPHARYCIDCKQREEDGKK from the coding sequence ATGGCGACCCCAACCCCCGGCGGCGAGAAGAAGTTCAAGCCTTTCCCGAAGAAGCAGGTCCAGTACTTCGAGAAGCGCCTCCTGGAAGAGCGTAGGCGCGTGCTGAAGGAGCTCGGCCACTATGACGAGACCTTTGGCAACACGCCGCAGGGCGCCGACGGCGACCTGTCGGCCTACTCGTTCCACATGGCCGACCAGGGCACGGACGCGATGGAGCGCGAGAAGGCGTTCCTGTTCGCGTCCAAGGAGGGGCGCTTCCTGTGGCATGTGGACCAGGCGCTGCGCCGGCTGTACCGCACGCCCGAGGAGTTCGGGAAGTGCCACAACTGCGGCGGCGAAGTGGGCTTCGACCGCCTCGACGCGCTGCCGCATGCGCGGTACTGCATCGACTGCAAGCAGCGTGAGGAAGATGGCAAGAAGTGA
- the lspA gene encoding signal peptidase II — translation MARSEPGGLGPVGVLSITGGIVLADAFTKLLAVDRLAPIHTPHPVLGDVLRWTLVYNPGAAFGLHLGPWSRWIFIVLTFVALGVLWSMYRQSVPEARLKVIALATIAGGAIGNLVDRVRSSRGVVDFIDVGVGDWRWPTFNIADIAVSCGAIALAIVLWREDVEAERLAKAEASADATDEATAAPDAHGAS, via the coding sequence ATGGCAAGAAGTGAGCCCGGGGGCCTCGGCCCCGTCGGCGTGCTGTCCATCACGGGGGGCATCGTGCTCGCGGATGCGTTCACGAAGCTGCTCGCCGTGGACCGCCTCGCGCCGATCCATACGCCGCATCCGGTGCTCGGCGACGTGCTGCGCTGGACGCTGGTCTACAATCCCGGTGCGGCGTTCGGCCTGCACCTCGGGCCGTGGTCACGGTGGATCTTCATCGTGCTCACGTTCGTCGCGCTGGGCGTGCTCTGGTCGATGTACCGCCAGAGCGTGCCGGAGGCGCGGCTGAAGGTGATCGCCCTGGCGACGATCGCCGGCGGCGCGATCGGCAACCTCGTGGACCGCGTGCGCTCCTCGCGGGGCGTCGTGGACTTCATCGACGTCGGCGTCGGCGACTGGCGCTGGCCGACGTTCAACATCGCGGACATCGCGGTGAGTTGCGGGGCGATCGCCCTGGCGATCGTGCTGTGGCGCGAGGACGTGGAAGCGGAACGGCTGGCGAAGGCCGAGGCGTCCGCTGACGCGACCGACGAGGCGACCGCCGCGCCGGACGCGCACGGCGCGTCCTGA
- a CDS encoding RluA family pseudouridine synthase has product MTEPLGPGRHTFTLDAEDVGDRLDLIVARRTGQSRTQAATHIATGRVTVNGANARASFRAEGGETVVVEIPVPPGRDVTPEQIPLRVVYEDEDLVVVDKAAGMVVHPAPGNWSGTLVNALLGRGQALADGGGKERAGLVHRLDKETSGLLVVAKSDRAHKSLSGQIAARTVKRRYACLAWGHLDTERVRVDKPLARDPNDRTRMTVRPEGRTARTDFVRLARFDSVDLLRAELHTGRTHQIRVHLASIGHPVAGDDTYGGGGGRKLLDLPPKRHFLHAAWLAFTHPVTGAPMDLRAPLPEDLRKSLARAAGDPGLFARPDALEYFGFYSESQ; this is encoded by the coding sequence ATGACGGAGCCGCTGGGGCCGGGGCGGCACACGTTCACGCTGGACGCCGAGGATGTGGGCGACCGGCTCGATCTCATCGTCGCGCGGCGCACGGGACAATCGCGGACACAGGCGGCGACGCATATCGCCACCGGCCGCGTGACGGTGAACGGCGCAAACGCGCGGGCGAGCTTCCGCGCCGAAGGCGGCGAGACGGTGGTCGTGGAAATCCCCGTGCCGCCGGGCCGCGACGTGACGCCGGAGCAGATTCCGCTGCGCGTGGTCTATGAGGACGAAGACCTCGTGGTCGTGGACAAGGCCGCGGGCATGGTGGTGCATCCGGCCCCGGGCAACTGGAGCGGTACGCTGGTGAACGCGCTGCTCGGGCGCGGGCAGGCGCTGGCCGACGGTGGCGGGAAGGAGCGCGCGGGGCTGGTGCATCGCCTCGACAAGGAGACGAGCGGCCTGCTTGTGGTGGCGAAGAGCGATCGCGCGCACAAGTCGCTGTCGGGGCAGATCGCCGCCCGCACGGTGAAGCGGCGCTACGCGTGCTTGGCCTGGGGCCATCTCGACACGGAGCGCGTGCGCGTGGACAAGCCGCTGGCGCGCGATCCGAACGACCGCACGCGCATGACGGTGCGGCCGGAAGGGCGCACGGCGCGCACGGACTTCGTGCGCCTGGCGCGATTCGACAGCGTGGACCTGCTGCGCGCCGAGCTGCATACGGGCCGCACGCACCAGATCCGCGTGCACCTGGCGAGCATTGGCCATCCGGTGGCGGGCGACGACACCTACGGCGGGGGCGGGGGACGCAAGTTGCTCGACCTGCCGCCCAAGCGGCACTTCCTGCATGCCGCGTGGCTGGCGTTCACGCATCCGGTGACGGGAGCGCCGATGGACCTGCGCGCGCCGCTGCCGGAGGACCTGCGGAAGTCGCTGGCCCGGGCGGCCGGCGATCCGGGGTTGTTTGCCCGGCCTGACGCACTGGAGTACTTTGGCTTCTATAGTGAATCTCAGTGA
- a CDS encoding chemotaxis protein CheW: MNLSDLTSAEPGPGAEDDPRDADRFLVAEAAGQRVALPLLQSREILTVKAVTRLPGAPSWIAGLVNVRGTVLTVVDTGQRLGGAASTGPVVMVEVAERKFGLRVDRVDGVVRADAGLEAVDEARSAGGAVCGLVTAGDGPAMVLDLEALQRAAIADA; the protein is encoded by the coding sequence GTGAATCTCAGTGACCTGACGTCGGCGGAGCCCGGTCCGGGGGCGGAGGACGACCCCCGGGATGCGGACCGTTTTCTGGTCGCTGAAGCCGCCGGGCAGCGGGTGGCGCTGCCCCTGCTGCAGAGTCGCGAAATCTTGACCGTGAAAGCCGTGACCAGACTGCCCGGTGCGCCGTCTTGGATAGCCGGGCTGGTGAACGTGCGCGGCACGGTGCTGACGGTGGTGGACACCGGCCAGCGGCTGGGCGGTGCGGCGTCCACGGGTCCGGTGGTGATGGTGGAAGTCGCCGAGCGGAAGTTCGGGCTGCGCGTGGACCGGGTGGACGGCGTGGTGCGTGCCGACGCGGGTCTCGAGGCGGTGGACGAGGCGCGGTCGGCGGGTGGCGCAGTGTGCGGGCTCGTGACGGCAGGTGACGGGCCGGCGATGGTGCTCGACTTGGAGGCCCTGCAACGCGCGGCGATCGCCGACGCGTGA
- a CDS encoding response regulator produces MAPTVLICDDAIFMRTMVGDILTQAGFEIVGEAETGTQAVERYKALRPDLVTMDIVMPDMGGIDAVREITKFDPNAKVLMCSAMGQQSLVVEAIQAGAKDFVVKPFQPSRVLEAVQRVLG; encoded by the coding sequence GTGGCTCCGACGGTGCTGATCTGCGACGATGCGATCTTCATGCGCACGATGGTGGGTGACATCCTGACGCAGGCGGGCTTCGAGATCGTCGGCGAGGCCGAGACGGGCACGCAGGCGGTGGAGCGCTACAAGGCGCTGCGGCCCGACCTCGTGACGATGGACATCGTGATGCCCGACATGGGCGGCATCGACGCGGTGCGCGAGATCACGAAGTTCGATCCCAACGCGAAGGTGCTGATGTGCAGCGCGATGGGGCAGCAGTCGCTGGTCGTCGAGGCGATCCAGGCGGGCGCGAAGGACTTCGTGGTGAAGCCCTTCCAGCCGAGCCGCGTGCTGGAGGCGGTGCAGCGGGTCCTGGGCTAA